GCCCTGAGAGGATCAATGGAGCTGAGATCCGCATTGGAAATTCACTTAATGACAATGGCAATGCGAATCCCAGGTAAATGAGCTATTCATCTTATACGTGATTCAAATTTTGTCATAACAGTCATATATGTGGGAATCATTACCTGTTAATCTGTttccttgtcatttgttttcagaTGTGCTGTAATCTCATCCATCGCTGCTGGGGCATCACAAACCTTTGCATGCAATGGAATGGAAGGTCGCTACATAAACATCGTTATTCCTGGGAGAACAGAATACCTGACACTTTGTGAGGTGGAAGTTGATGGTACACTTTCAGGTAAATCTTGTCCAATTCTTCTCGTGTGTTCCACGTTTAATGAACACATAATGGTTTTTGGAGTTCTTCTTATCATATTAATGCTAATTTTTGCAACTTTTCAGAGACTAATGTTGCCAGACTTGGACAAGTGAGTCAGTCTTCAACGTATGGGAATGCCAAACCCGAAAATGCCATTGATGGGAATCGTGCCAGCAACTACAACCAGGGATCCTGTGCCTGTACAAACAACAACTTGAATCCATGGTGGAGACTTGACCTTTTGAAGACATATAAAATCAACAATGTGACTATCACCAACAGACAAGACTGTTGCCCTGAGAGGATCAATGGAGCTGAGATCCGCATTGGAAATTCACTTAATGACAATGGCAATGCGAATCCCAGGTAAATGAGCTATTCATCTTATACGTGATTCAAATTTTGTCATAACAGTCATATATGTGGGAATCATTACCTGTTAATCTGTttccttgtcatttgttttcagaTGTGCTGTAATCTCATCTATCGCTGCTGGGGCATCACAAACCTTTGCATGCAATGGAATGGAAGGTCGCTACATAAACATCATTATTCCTGGGAGAACAGAATACCTGACACTTTGTGAGGTGGAAGTTGATGGTACACTTTCAGGTAAATCTTTTCCAATTCTTCTCGTGTGTTCTGGGTTAAATGAACACATAATGGTTTTTGGAGTACTTCTTATCATATTAATGCTAATATTTGCAACTTTTCAGAGACTAATGTTGCCAGACTTGGACAAGTGGCTCAGTCTTCAACGTATGGGAATGCCAAACCCGAAAATGCCATTGATGGGAATCGTGCCAGCAACTACAACCAGGGATCCTGTGCCTGTACAAACAACAACTTGAATCCATGGTGGAGACTTGACCTTTTGAAAACATATAAAATCaacactgtgactatcaccaacAGACAAGACTGTTGCCCTGAGAGGATCAATGGAGCTGAGATCCGCATTGGAAATTCACTTAATGACAATGGCAATGCGAATCCCAGGTAAATGAGCTATTCATCTTATACTTGATTCAAATTTTGTCATAACCATCATATATGTGGCAATCATTAATTATAATTGTAATAGATTTCTACTTctatctctgttttttttagagTTAAGTTCATCAGGCAATAAAGAGCAGCACCTTGATTATATGAAATTGACATTTATACAAACTTTTACTTTAGATTAATCTTATGTTACTTGTTAAtcttttttcttgtcatttgttttcagaTGTGCTGTAATCTCATCCATCGCTGCTGGGGCATCACAAACCTTTGCATGCAATGGAATGGAAGGTCGCTACATAAACATCATTATTCCTGGGAGAACAGAATACCTGACACTTTGTGAGGTGGAAGTTGATGGTACACTTTCAGGTAAATCTTGTCCAATTCTTCTTGTGTGTTCTGGGTTAAATGAACACATAATGGTTTTTGGAGTTCTTCTTATCACATTAATGCTAATATTTGCAACTTTTCAGAGACTAATGTTGCCAGACTTGGACAAGTGAGTCAGTCTTCAAAGTATGGGAATGCCAAACCCGAAAATGCCATTGATGGGAATCGTGCCAGCAACTTCAACCAGGGATCCTGTGCCTGTACAAACAACAACTTGAATCCATGGTGGAGACTTGACCTTTTGAAAACATATAAAATCaacactgtgactatcaccaacAGACAAGACTGTTGCCCTGAGAGGATCAATGGAGCTGAGATCCGCATTGGAAATTCACTTAATGACAATGGCAATGCGAATCCCAGGTAAATGAGCTATTCATCTTATACTTGATTCAAATTTTGTCATAACTGTCATATATGTGGCAATCATTAATTATAATTGTAATAGATTTCTACTTCTACTTCTGTTTTTCTAGAGTTAAGTTTATTAGCTAATAAAGAGCAGCACCTTGATTATCTGAAATTGACATTTATACAAACTTTTACTTTAGATTAATCTTATGTTACTTGTTAATCTGTttccttgtcatttgttttcagGTGTGCTGTAATCTCATCCATCGCTCCTGGGGCATCACAAACCTTTGCATGCAATGGAATGGAAGGTCGCTACATAAACATCATTATTCCTGGGAGAACAGAATACCTGACACTTTGTGAGGTGGAAGTTGATGGTACACTTTCAGGTAAATCTTGTCCAATTCTTCTCGTGTGTTCTGGGTTAAATGAACACATAATGGTTTTTGGAGTTCTTCTTATCATATTAATGCTAATATTTGCAACTTTTCAGAGACTAATGTTGCCAGACTTGGACAAGTGAGTCAGTCTTCAACGTATGGGAATGCCAAACCCGAAAATGCCATTGATGGGAATCGCGCCAGCAACTACAACCAGGGATCCTGTGCCTGTACAAACAACAACTTGAATCCATGGTGGAGACTTGACCTTTTGAAGACATATAAAATCaacactgtgactatcaccaacAGACAAGACTGTTGCCCTGAGAGGATCAATGGAGCTGAGATCCGCATTGGAAATTCACTTAATGACAATGGCAATGCGAATCCCAGGTAAATGAGCTATTCATCTTATACGTGATTCAAATTTTGTCATAACAGTCATATATGTGGGAATCATTACCTGTTAATCTGTttccttgtcatttgttttcagaTGTGCTGTAATCTCATCTATCGCTGCTGGGGCATCACAAACCTTTGCATGCAATGGAATGGAAGGTCGCTACATAAACATCATTATTCCTGGGAGAACAGAATACCTGACACTTTGTGAGGTGGAAGTTGATGGTACACTTTCAGGTAAATCTTGTCCAATTCTTCTTGTGTGTTCTGGGTTAAATGAACACATAATGGGTTTTGGAGTTCTTCTTATCACATTAATGCTAATATTTGCAACTTTTCAGAGACTAATGTTGCCAGACTTGGACAAGTGAGTCAGTCTTCAAAGTATGGGAATGCCAAACCCGAAAATGCCATTGATGGGAATCGTGCCAGCAACTTCAACCAGGGATCCTGTGCCTGTACAAACAACAACTTAAATCCATGGTGGAGACTTGACCTTTTGAAAACATATAAAATCaacactgtgactatcaccaacAGACAAGACTGTTGCCCTGAGAGGATCAATGGAGCTGAGATCCGCATTGGAAATTCACTTAATGACAATGGCAATGCGAATCCCAGGTAAATGAGCTATTCATCTTATACTTGATTCAACTTTTGTCATAACCGTCATATATATGGCAATCATTAATTATAATTGTAATAGATTTCTACTTctatctctgttttttttagagTTAAGTTCATCAGGCAATAAAGAGCAGCACCTTGATTATATGAAATTGACATTTATACAAACTTTTACTTTAGATTAATCTTATGTTACCTGTTAATCTGTttccttgtcatttgttttcagGTGTGCTGTAATCTCATCCATCGCTCCTGGGGCATCACAAACCTTTGCATGCAATGGAATGGAAGGTCGCTACATAAACATCATTATTCCTGGGAGAACAGAATACCTGACACTTTGTGAGGTGGAAGTTGATGGTACACTTTCAGGTAAATCTTGTCCAATTCTTCTCGTGTGTTCTGGGTTAAATGAACACATAATGGTTTTTGGAGTTCTTCTTATCATATTAATGCTAATATTTGCAACTTTTCAGAGACTAATGTTGCCAGACTTGGACAAGTGAGTCAGTCTTCAACGTATGGGAATGCCAAACCCGAAAATGCCATTGATGGGAATCGTGCCAGCAACTACAACCAGGGATCCTGTGCCTGTACAAACAACAACTTGAATCCATGGTGGAGACTTGACCTTTTGAAGACATATAAAATCaacactgtgactatcaccaacAGACAAGACTGTTGCCCTGAGAGGATCAATGGAGCTGAGATCCGCATTGGAAATTCACTTAATGACAATGGCAATGCGAATCCCAGGTAAATGAGCTATTCATCTTATACGTGATTCAAATTTTGTCATAACAGTCATATATGTGGGAATCATTACCTGTTAATCTGTttccttgtcatttgttttcagaTGTGCTGTAATCTCATCTATCGCTGCTGGGGCATCACAAACCTTTGCATGCAATGGAATGGAAGGTCGCTACATAAACATCATTATTCCTGGGAGAACAGAATACCTGACACTTTGTGAGGTGGAAGTTGATGGTACACTTTCAGGTAAATCTTGTCCAATTCTTCTTGTGTGTTCTGGGTTAAATGAACACATAATGGGTTTTGGAGTTCTTCTTATCACATTAATGCTAATATTTGCAACTTTTCAGAGACTAATGTTGCCAGACTTGGACAAGTGAGTCAGTCTTCAACGTATGGGAATGCCAAACCCGAAAATGCCATTGATGGGAATCGTGCCAGCAACTTCAACCAGGGATCCTGTGCCTGTACAAACAACAACTTAAATCCATGGTGGAGACTTGACCTTTTGAAAACATATAAAATCaacactgtgactatcaccaacAGACAAGACTGTTGCCCTGAGAGGATCAATGGAGCTGAGATCCGCATTGGAAATTCACTTAATGACAATGGCAATGCGAATCCCAGGTAAATGAGCTATTCATCTTATACTTGATTCAACTTTTGTCATAACCGTCATATATATGGCAATCATTAATTATAATTGTAATAGATTTCTACTTctatctctgttttttttagagTTAAGTTCATCAGGCAATAAAGAGCAGCACCTTGATTATATGAAATTGACATTTATACAAACTTTTACTTTAGATTAATCTTATGTTACCTGTTAATCTGTttccttgtcatttgttttcagaTGTGCTGTAATCTCATCTATCGCTGCTGGGGCATCACAAACCTTTGCATGCAATGGAATGGAAGGTCGCTACATAAACATCGTTATTCCTGGGAGAACAGAATACCTGACACTTTGTGAGGTGGAAGTTGATGGTACACTTTCAGGTAAATCTTGTCCAATTCTTCTCGTGTGTTCCACGTTTAATGAACACATAATGGTTTTTGGAGTTCTTCTTATCATATTAATGCTAATATTTGCAACTTTTCAGAGACTAATGTTGCCAGACTTGGACAAGTGAGTCAGTCTTCAACGTATGGGAATGCCAAACCCGAAAATGCCATTGATGGGAATCGTGCCAGCAACTTCAACCAGGGATCCTGTGCCTGTACAAACAACAACTTGAATCCATGGTGGAGACTTGACCTTTTGAAGACATATAAAATCaacactgtgactatcaccaacAGACAAGACTGTTGCCCTGAGAGGATCAATGGAGCTGAGATCCGCATTGGAAATTCACTTAATGACAATGGCAATGCGAATCCCAGGTAAATGAGCTATTCATCTTATACGTGATTCAAATTTTGTCATAACAGTCATATATGTGGGAATCATTACCTGTTAATCTGTttccttgtcatttgttttcagaTGTGCT
The DNA window shown above is from Astatotilapia calliptera chromosome 11, fAstCal1.2, whole genome shotgun sequence and carries:
- the LOC113031504 gene encoding uncharacterized protein LOC113031504 isoform X2; its protein translation is MLTTAGIFVLLSILGKLSGNLGENVARLGQVAQSSTYGNAKPENAIDGNRASNYNQGSCAHTNNDLNPWWRLDLLKTYKINTVTITNRQDCCSERINGAEIRIGNSLNDNGNANPRCAVISSIAAGASQTFACNGMEGRYINIVIPGRTEYLTLCEVEVDGTLSETNVARLGQVSQSSKYGNAKPENAIDGNRASNYNQGSCACTNNNLNPWWRLDLLKTYKINTVTITNRQDCCPERINGAEIRIGNSLNDNGNANPRCAVISSIAAGASQTFACNGMEGRYINIVIPGRTEYLTLCEVEVDGTLSETNVARLGQVSQSSTYGNAKPENAIDGNRASNYNQGSCACTNNNLNPWWRLDLLKPYKINTVTITNRQDCCPERINGAEIRIGNSLNDNGNANPRCAVISSIAAGASQTFACNGMEGRYINIVIPGRTEYLTLCEVEVDGTLSETNVARLGQVSQSSTYGNAKPENAIDGNRASNYNQGSCACTNNNLNPWWRLDLLKTYKINNVTITNRQDCCPERINGAEIRIGNSLNDNGNANPRCAVISSIAAGASQTFACNGMEGRYINIIIPGRTEYLTLCEVEVDGTLSETNVARLGQVAQSSTYGNAKPENAIDGNRASNYNQGSCACTNNNLNPWWRLDLLKTYKINTVTITNRQDCCPERINGAEIRIGNSLNDNGNANPRCAVISSIAAGASQTFACNGMEGRYINIIIPGRTEYLTLCEVEVDGTLSETNVARLGQVSQSSKYGNAKPENAIDGNRASNFNQGSCACTNNNLNPWWRLDLLKTYKINTVTITNRQDCCPERINGAEIRIGNSLNDNGNANPRCAVISSIAPGASQTFACNGMEGRYINIIIPGRTEYLTLCEVEVDGTLSETNVARLGQVSQSSTYGNAKPENAIDGNRASNYNQGSCACTNNNLNPWWRLDLLKTYKINTVTITNRQDCCPERINGAEIRIGNSLNDNGNANPRCAVISSIAAGASQTFACNGMEGRYINIIIPGRTEYLTLCEVEVDGTLSETNVARLGQVSQSSKYGNAKPENAIDGNRASNFNQGSCACTNNNLNPWWRLDLLKTYKINTVTITNRQDCCPERINGAEIRIGNSLNDNGNANPRCAVISSIAPGASQTFACNGMEGRYINIIIPGRTEYLTLCEVEVDGTLSETNVARLGQVSQSSTYGNAKPENAIDGNRASNYNQGSCACTNNNLNPWWRLDLLKTYKINTVTITNRQDCCPERINGAEIRIGNSLNDNGNANPRCAVISSIAAGASQTFACNGMEGRYINIIIPGRTEYLTLCEVEVDGTLSETNVARLGQVSQSSTYGNAKPENAIDGNRASNFNQGSCACTNNNLNPWWRLDLLKTYKINTVTITNRQDCCPERINGAEIRIGNSLNDNGNANPRCAVISSIAAGASQTFACNGMEGRYINIVIPGRTEYLTLCEVEVDGTLSETNVARLGQVSQSSTYGNAKPENAIDGNRASNFNQGSCACTNNNLNPWWRLDLLKTYKINTVTITNRQDCCPERINGAEIRIGNSLNDNGNANPRCAVISSIAAGASQTFACNGMEGRYINIIIPGRTEYLTLCEVEVDGTLSETNVARLGQVSQSSKYGNAKPENAIDGNRASNFNQGSCACTNNNLNPWWRLDLLKTYKINTVTITNRQDCCPERINGAEIRIGNSLNDNGNANPRCAVISSIAAGASQTFACNGMEGRYINIVIPGRTEYLTLCEVEVDGTLSETNVARLGQVAQSSTYGNAKPENAIDGNRASNYNQGSCACTNNNLNPWWRLDLLKTYKINTVTITNRQDCCPERINGAEIRIGNSLNDNGNANPRCAVISSIAAGASQTFACNGMEGRYINIVIPGRTEYLTLCEVEVDGTQLDSYYESECGWV
- the LOC113031504 gene encoding uncharacterized protein LOC113031504 isoform X1, yielding MLTTAGIFVLLSILGKLSGNLGENVARLGQVAQSSTYGNAKPENAIDGNRASNYNQGSCAHTNNDLNPWWRLDLLKTYKINTVTITNRQDCCSERINGAEIRIGNSLNDNGNANPRCAVISSIAAGASQTFACNGMEGRYINIVIPGRTEYLTLCEVEVDGTLSETNVARLGQVSQSSKYGNAKPENAIDGNRASNYNQGSCACTNNNLNPWWRLDLLKTYKINTVTITNRQDCCPERINGAEIRIGNSLNDNGNANPRCAVISSIAAGASQTFACNGMEGRYINIVIPGRTEYLTLCEVEVDGTLSETNVARLGQVSQSSTYGNAKPENAIDGNRASNYNQGSCACTNNNLNPWWRLDLLKPYKINTVTITNRQDCCPERINGAEIRIGNSLNDNGNANPRCAVISSIAAGASQTFACNGMEGRYINIVIPGRTEYLTLCEVEVDGTLSETNVARLGQVSQSSTYGNAKPENAIDGNRASNYNQGSCACTNNNLNPWWRLDLLKTYKINNVTITNRQDCCPERINGAEIRIGNSLNDNGNANPRCAVISSIAAGASQTFACNGMEGRYINIIIPGRTEYLTLCEVEVDGTLSETNVARLGQVAQSSTYGNAKPENAIDGNRASNYNQGSCACTNNNLNPWWRLDLLKTYKINTVTITNRQDCCPERINGAEIRIGNSLNDNGNANPRCAVISSIAAGASQTFACNGMEGRYINIIIPGRTEYLTLCEVEVDGTLSETNVARLGQVSQSSKYGNAKPENAIDGNRASNFNQGSCACTNNNLNPWWRLDLLKTYKINTVTITNRQDCCPERINGAEIRIGNSLNDNGNANPRCAVISSIAPGASQTFACNGMEGRYINIIIPGRTEYLTLCEVEVDGTLSETNVARLGQVSQSSTYGNAKPENAIDGNRASNYNQGSCACTNNNLNPWWRLDLLKTYKINTVTITNRQDCCPERINGAEIRIGNSLNDNGNANPRCAVISSIAAGASQTFACNGMEGRYINIIIPGRTEYLTLCEVEVDGTLSETNVARLGQVSQSSKYGNAKPENAIDGNRASNFNQGSCACTNNNLNPWWRLDLLKTYKINTVTITNRQDCCPERINGAEIRIGNSLNDNGNANPRCAVISSIAPGASQTFACNGMEGRYINIIIPGRTEYLTLCEVEVDGTLSETNVARLGQVSQSSTYGNAKPENAIDGNRASNYNQGSCACTNNNLNPWWRLDLLKTYKINTVTITNRQDCCPERINGAEIRIGNSLNDNGNANPRCAVISSIAAGASQTFACNGMEGRYINIIIPGRTEYLTLCEVEVDGTLSETNVARLGQVSQSSTYGNAKPENAIDGNRASNFNQGSCACTNNNLNPWWRLDLLKTYKINTVTITNRQDCCPERINGAEIRIGNSLNDNGNANPRCAVISSIAAGASQTFACNGMEGRYINIVIPGRTEYLTLCEVEVDGTLSETNVARLGQVSQSSTYGNAKPENAIDGNRASNFNQGSCACTNNNLNPWWRLDLLKTYKINTVTITNRQDCCPERINGAEIRIGNSLNDNGNANPRCAVISSIAAGASQTFACNGMEGRYINIIIPGRTEYLTLCEVEVDGTLSETNVARLGQVSQSSKYGNAKPENAIDGNRASNFNQGSCACTNNNLNPWWRLDLLKTYKINTVTITNRQDCCPERINGAEIRIGNSLNDNGNANPRCAVISSIAAGASQTFACNGMEGRYINIVIPGRTEYLTLCEVEVDGTLSETNVARLGQVAQSSTYGNAKPENAIDGNRASNYNQGSCACTNNNLNPWWRLDLLKTYKINTVTITNRQDCCPERINGAEIRIGNSLNDNGNANPRCAVISSIAAGASQTFACNGMEGRYINIIIPGRTEYLTLCEVEVDGTLSETNVARLGQVSQSSTYGNAKPENAIDGNRASNYNQGSCACTNNNLNPWWRLDLLKTYKINTVTITNRQDCCPERINGAEIRIGNSLNDNGNANPRCAVISSIAAGASQTFACNGMEGRYINIVIPGRTEYLTLCEVEVDGTQLDSYYESECGWV